One region of Azospirillum lipoferum 4B genomic DNA includes:
- a CDS encoding response regulator, whose amino-acid sequence MASVLIIDDDDVARAVLLRTLTMAGHEAVGARDGVEGMARFRDHSAHSPPDRPIDLVITDIFMPNQEGLATIMELRRASPSLKIIAISGGGARASLDVLPVAEALGAHRTLRKPFTPAEVMETVRAVLEG is encoded by the coding sequence ATGGCGAGCGTGCTGATCATCGATGACGACGACGTGGCGCGGGCGGTGCTGCTGCGCACGCTGACGATGGCCGGCCACGAGGCGGTCGGTGCCCGCGACGGGGTGGAGGGGATGGCGCGGTTCCGCGACCATTCCGCCCACAGCCCGCCCGACCGTCCGATAGACCTCGTCATCACCGACATCTTCATGCCGAATCAGGAAGGTCTGGCGACGATCATGGAGCTGCGGCGGGCTTCCCCGTCGCTGAAGATCATCGCGATCTCCGGCGGCGGCGCCCGCGCCTCGCTGGACGTGCTGCCGGTGGCCGAGGCGCTGGGCGCACACCGGACCCTGCGCAAGCCCTTCACCCCGGCCGAGGTGATGGAGACCGTGCGCGCCGTGCTGGAGGGCTGA
- a CDS encoding YajG family lipoprotein, whose translation MEPTSAFCLPIICRIKLRGLKASKSLIEISQDKIRMIKVFACVLLAAMVSGCALTEDAIPVKYSAPANISVVQGAKDVTISVTPSDGRVSNRDRVSTKKNGYGMEMAKITAANDVVAEVSQAVQTELASLGFNVGPGGIAITVQTTNFYNDFKPGFWTAEAVAEVAFDLTAKRQDGTLVYSRSYRAIGVNKDVMLMMGEQAAPALSAALRDAVQLVVQDTNLHQALVQAGNKPKVPTLPTS comes from the coding sequence ATGGAACCTACCAGCGCGTTCTGCCTGCCGATCATCTGCCGAATCAAATTGCGCGGCCTCAAGGCATCAAAGTCGTTGATTGAAATTTCGCAGGATAAAATCAGAATGATTAAGGTCTTTGCCTGTGTTCTGCTTGCAGCGATGGTATCCGGCTGTGCATTGACCGAGGACGCCATTCCGGTCAAATACTCTGCGCCGGCCAATATTTCGGTGGTTCAGGGAGCCAAGGACGTAACCATCAGCGTTACTCCATCCGATGGCCGCGTGTCGAATCGTGACCGTGTTTCGACGAAGAAGAACGGCTACGGCATGGAGATGGCCAAGATCACCGCTGCCAACGACGTGGTGGCCGAAGTCAGTCAGGCGGTGCAGACGGAACTGGCGTCTCTTGGTTTCAACGTCGGCCCTGGTGGGATCGCCATTACCGTGCAGACCACCAATTTCTATAACGACTTCAAGCCTGGGTTCTGGACGGCGGAAGCGGTTGCGGAGGTCGCATTCGACCTGACTGCGAAGCGTCAGGACGGCACCCTGGTCTACAGCCGGAGCTATCGGGCGATCGGTGTGAACAAAGATGTCATGCTCATGATGGGAGAGCAGGCGGCTCCGGCCTTGTCAGCTGCGTTGCGGGATGCCGTTCAATTGGTGGTTCAGGATACGAATTTGCACCAAGCCCTTGTGCAGGCCGGGAACAAGCCGAAAGTTCCGACTCTGCCGACGTCCTGA
- the pepN gene encoding aminopeptidase N, protein MDKGTPKAIRLQDYRPPAHLIDTVDLFVDLGEDVTTVRAVLAIRRNPDRPEAATEPLSLDGQRLDLVSVALDGRTLGPDEYTVTPDHLIVLEVPDSYTLETIVRIKPQENTALEGLYKSSGNFCTQCEAEGFRKITYFIDRPDVMARYSTTITADKARYPVLLSNGNLAASGDLEGGRHWARWEDPFPKPCYLFALVAGSLVHGEDRFRTASGRDVTLRIYVEPGNEDKIDHAMRSLIKSMRWDEEVYGLEYDLDIFNIVAVGDFNMGAMENKSLNVFNTKYILAKPETATDTDFLNIEAVVAHEYFHNWTGNRVTCRDWFQLSLKEGLTVFRDQEFSSDMHSRAVKRIADVQGLRTVQFQEDAGAMAHPVRPDSYVEINNFYTPTVYNKGAEVIRMIHTLLGPEKYRKGTDLYFQRHDGQAVTCDDFVAAMADASGVDLTQFQLWYRQAGTPELDIAGSHDAAAKTFTLTVKQTVPPTPGQPTKQPMHIPLAVGLLGPDGQDLPLRLEGEEAADGTSRILHVTAESQSFTFRDIPARPVPSLLRGFSAPVKLKTDLTEADLTFLMAHDSDAFNRWEAGQILGTRILLNLVADRQAGRELVLPEGYADAFALILADAGRDPAFAAQALVLPTEAYLGTQMAVVDPDAIHTVREFARKTLAGRLRSQFLDLYRRNSSQEPFSVDADAIGKRALKNLCLAYLMALEDEEALELCLTQYRGAKGMTDEIAALQFLSNAASPEGEKALADFYERWKGEALVVDKWFGVQAMSHRADTLDRVTALLGHPAFEIRNPNKVYALIGGFANGNPVRFHDGSGAGYRFLADQVLRLDPMNPQVAARLMGPFSRLRRYDAARQALMKAELERIVATAGLSPDVYEVASKSLAAAG, encoded by the coding sequence ATGGACAAAGGCACGCCGAAGGCCATCCGGCTTCAGGACTATCGCCCCCCGGCGCATCTGATCGACACGGTCGACCTGTTCGTCGACCTGGGCGAGGATGTCACCACCGTCCGCGCGGTGCTGGCGATCCGCCGCAATCCCGACCGGCCGGAGGCGGCGACGGAGCCGCTGTCGCTCGACGGGCAGAGGCTGGATCTGGTGTCGGTGGCGCTGGACGGCCGGACGCTGGGACCGGACGAATACACCGTCACCCCCGATCACCTGATCGTGCTGGAGGTGCCGGACAGCTACACGCTGGAAACCATCGTCCGCATCAAGCCGCAGGAGAACACCGCGCTGGAAGGGCTCTACAAGTCCTCCGGCAACTTCTGCACCCAGTGCGAGGCGGAAGGCTTCCGCAAGATCACCTATTTCATCGACCGGCCGGACGTGATGGCGCGCTACAGCACCACCATCACCGCGGACAAGGCGCGCTATCCGGTGCTGCTGTCCAACGGCAATCTGGCCGCGTCGGGAGATCTAGAGGGCGGGCGCCACTGGGCGCGCTGGGAGGACCCGTTCCCCAAGCCCTGCTACCTGTTCGCGCTGGTCGCCGGCAGCCTCGTCCATGGCGAGGACCGTTTCCGCACCGCGTCGGGGCGCGACGTCACGCTCCGCATCTATGTGGAGCCGGGGAACGAGGACAAGATCGACCACGCCATGCGCTCGCTGATCAAGTCGATGCGCTGGGATGAAGAGGTCTATGGGCTGGAATACGACCTCGACATCTTCAACATCGTCGCGGTCGGCGACTTCAACATGGGGGCGATGGAAAACAAGTCGCTCAACGTCTTCAACACCAAATACATCCTGGCCAAGCCGGAAACCGCGACCGACACCGATTTCCTCAACATCGAGGCGGTGGTCGCGCACGAGTATTTCCATAATTGGACCGGCAACCGCGTCACCTGCCGCGACTGGTTCCAGCTGTCGCTGAAAGAAGGGCTGACCGTCTTCCGCGACCAGGAATTCTCGTCCGACATGCATTCCCGCGCGGTGAAGCGCATCGCCGATGTCCAGGGGCTGCGCACCGTGCAGTTCCAGGAGGATGCCGGCGCCATGGCCCATCCGGTGCGCCCGGACAGCTATGTCGAGATCAACAACTTCTACACCCCCACCGTCTACAACAAGGGTGCGGAAGTCATCCGCATGATCCACACCCTGCTGGGGCCGGAAAAGTACCGCAAGGGCACCGACCTCTATTTCCAGCGCCATGACGGGCAGGCGGTGACCTGCGACGATTTCGTCGCCGCCATGGCCGATGCCAGCGGCGTCGACCTGACCCAGTTCCAGCTGTGGTACCGGCAGGCCGGCACGCCGGAGCTGGACATCGCCGGCAGCCATGACGCCGCGGCCAAGACCTTCACCCTGACGGTGAAGCAGACGGTGCCGCCGACGCCGGGCCAGCCGACCAAGCAGCCGATGCACATCCCGCTGGCGGTCGGCCTGCTCGGCCCCGACGGCCAGGACCTGCCCTTGCGCCTGGAAGGCGAGGAGGCCGCCGACGGCACCAGCCGCATCCTGCACGTCACCGCGGAAAGCCAGAGCTTCACCTTCCGCGACATCCCGGCCCGGCCGGTGCCGTCGCTGCTGCGCGGCTTCTCCGCCCCGGTGAAGCTGAAGACCGACCTGACGGAGGCCGACCTGACCTTCCTGATGGCGCATGACAGCGATGCCTTCAACCGGTGGGAGGCCGGGCAGATCCTGGGCACCCGCATCCTGCTGAACCTCGTCGCCGACCGGCAGGCCGGACGCGAGCTGGTGCTGCCGGAGGGCTATGCCGATGCCTTCGCCCTGATCCTGGCCGATGCCGGCCGCGACCCGGCCTTCGCCGCCCAGGCGCTGGTTCTGCCGACGGAGGCCTATCTCGGCACCCAGATGGCGGTGGTCGATCCCGACGCCATCCATACGGTGCGGGAGTTCGCGCGCAAGACGCTGGCCGGCCGCCTGCGTTCGCAGTTCCTCGACCTCTACCGCCGCAACAGCAGCCAGGAGCCCTTCTCCGTCGATGCCGACGCCATCGGCAAGCGGGCGCTGAAGAACCTCTGCCTCGCCTATCTGATGGCGCTGGAGGATGAGGAGGCGCTGGAGCTGTGCCTGACCCAGTACCGCGGCGCCAAGGGCATGACCGACGAGATCGCGGCACTGCAGTTCCTGTCCAACGCCGCCTCGCCGGAAGGGGAGAAGGCGCTGGCCGACTTCTACGAGCGCTGGAAGGGCGAGGCACTGGTTGTCGACAAGTGGTTCGGCGTGCAGGCGATGTCGCACCGCGCCGACACGCTGGACCGGGTGACGGCCCTGCTCGGCCACCCCGCCTTCGAGATCCGGAACCCGAACAAGGTCTATGCGCTGATCGGCGGTTTCGCCAACGGCAACCCGGTTCGCTTCCATGACGGGAGTGGAGCCGGATACCGCTTCCTCGCCGATCAGGTGCTTCGGCTGGATCCGATGAACCCGCAAGTTGCGGCCCGCCTCATGGGCCCCTTCTCCCGCCTGCGGCGCTATGACGCGGCCCGTCAGGCCCTGATGAAGGCCGAACTGGAGCGGATCGTCGCCACTGCGGGCCTCTCGCCGGACGTCTATGAGGTGGCGAGCAAGAGCTTGGCCGCCGCGGGCTGA
- a CDS encoding DUF4145 domain-containing protein: MHGEFDMDFDGTVNDYGDYELVEMLYPKSIIPAIPIIDLPNEIPVKTKRQFERSFSLFWMDRAACASVLRTAIESIADDLRIPREWSRGHWMTLSHRIGILNQTHPPLADAFHVIKDLGNQGAHTDEVDTERLLKAFELMEIDLDEIYSSKKAARTRLIEELRKK, encoded by the coding sequence GTGCATGGTGAGTTCGATATGGATTTTGATGGTACTGTAAATGACTATGGGGATTACGAATTGGTTGAGATGCTTTATCCAAAATCTATAATTCCCGCAATACCAATTATTGATCTTCCAAACGAAATTCCAGTGAAAACTAAAAGGCAGTTTGAGCGCAGTTTTTCTTTATTCTGGATGGATCGGGCGGCGTGTGCATCAGTTTTAAGAACCGCTATAGAAAGCATAGCTGATGATTTGAGGATACCAAGGGAGTGGTCGAGAGGTCATTGGATGACTTTGTCGCATCGGATAGGAATTTTAAATCAAACTCACCCACCACTCGCCGATGCATTTCATGTAATTAAGGATTTAGGCAATCAAGGCGCCCACACAGACGAAGTAGATACAGAAAGATTGCTTAAAGCTTTTGAGTTAATGGAGATTGACTTGGATGAGATATACAGCAGCAAGAAAGCGGCACGAACTAGGTTAATTGAAGAACTAAGAAAAAAGTAA
- a CDS encoding tyrosine-type recombinase/integrase: MPKRLGRHPEKALTAVTVKTRKPGRHADGNGLYLDVDESGARRWLLRITIHGRRRDIGLGSASLVTLAEARDAALEMRRVARAGGDPLAERKAARRVVPSFAEAARTCHEERKDGWKNGKHADQWLNTLETYAFPQLGTLTVDRIGTPEVRDVLLPIWLEKPETARRLRQRIGIVLDWAAAKGFRDGENPVRGVTKGLPKQKEAGGHFAALPYDDVPSFLTKLRGSNKAGPVVALAMEFLILTAVRSGEMRGAVWREFDLEGGLWTIPAERMKAGKPHVVPLAPRALQILQEARALARKPDDPEALVFEGAKPGKPMSDMTLTMLLRRMEVEATAHGFRSAFRDWTAETTNTPSDVAEMALAHTIKNKVEAAYRRGDLLEKRRVLMKAWASFCMREAAGAVLAGVREAVAG; encoded by the coding sequence ATGCCCAAGCGACTCGGCCGGCACCCTGAAAAGGCACTGACCGCCGTCACGGTGAAGACTCGGAAGCCCGGCCGGCATGCGGACGGGAATGGCCTGTATCTGGACGTGGACGAGTCGGGCGCCCGGCGCTGGCTGCTGCGCATCACCATCCATGGAAGGCGACGGGACATCGGCCTGGGTTCCGCCTCCCTGGTGACGCTGGCAGAGGCACGCGACGCGGCTCTGGAGATGCGGCGGGTTGCCCGCGCCGGCGGAGACCCGCTTGCCGAACGCAAGGCCGCCCGACGGGTGGTGCCCAGCTTCGCGGAAGCCGCCCGCACCTGCCACGAGGAGCGGAAGGACGGCTGGAAGAACGGCAAGCACGCGGACCAGTGGCTCAATACCTTGGAGACCTACGCCTTCCCACAGCTTGGCACGCTGACCGTCGACCGGATCGGAACGCCCGAGGTGCGCGACGTGCTGTTGCCCATCTGGCTGGAGAAGCCGGAGACCGCCCGCCGGCTCCGCCAGCGGATCGGGATCGTGCTGGATTGGGCAGCCGCCAAGGGCTTCCGGGATGGAGAGAACCCGGTGCGCGGCGTCACCAAGGGCTTGCCCAAACAGAAGGAGGCCGGCGGGCATTTCGCCGCCCTGCCCTATGACGACGTGCCCAGCTTCCTGACCAAGCTGCGCGGCTCCAACAAGGCCGGCCCTGTGGTCGCACTGGCGATGGAGTTCCTGATCCTGACCGCGGTTCGGTCGGGGGAGATGCGCGGCGCTGTGTGGCGGGAGTTCGACCTGGAAGGCGGGCTGTGGACGATCCCGGCCGAGCGGATGAAGGCCGGCAAGCCGCATGTGGTGCCGCTGGCCCCGCGCGCCCTGCAGATCCTGCAGGAAGCCCGCGCGCTGGCCCGCAAGCCCGACGATCCCGAGGCCCTGGTGTTCGAGGGCGCCAAGCCGGGCAAGCCCATGTCCGACATGACGCTGACGATGCTGCTGCGCCGGATGGAGGTGGAGGCGACCGCCCATGGCTTCCGCTCCGCCTTCCGCGACTGGACGGCCGAGACGACGAACACCCCCAGCGACGTGGCGGAGATGGCGCTGGCCCACACGATCAAGAACAAGGTGGAGGCCGCCTATCGCCGCGGCGACCTGTTGGAGAAGCGGCGCGTGTTGATGAAGGCATGGGCCAGCTTCTGCATGAGGGAGGCGGCCGGCGCGGTGCTGGCAGGGGTCAGGGAGGCTGTGGCGGGCTGA
- a CDS encoding phage terminase large subunit family protein: MLTADLEARALAIVAAGLAPPPDMSPSEWTEAHRKLDASAALPGKFSFDATPYFRKPLDDLSTTSGIKTVVVCAGAQLGKTELLLSAVCYWIANDPKPIMCVWPTVDVAKRVITSRLDPAMAMVPEVKSRLIPERSRERGNTTFHKRLIGGGDLIITGANAPAPLRSSPINFALLDEVSAFPGSTDEGDVLDLVSARQYTYPHTAKTLLTSTPLDEGTCRITRAYLETSQQKYFVPCLQCGHAFVITFADIQWPKGQPDKAVLVCPSCGRPHDDFDKPEQLRNGEWRATAEGGDPTMAGYWISGLYSPWLRYGAMAAHHAKARKDPPRLRVFVNTVLAETWRVEDGEGLKDEGLPGRRIDHGGVLPADTLLVTVGVDVQDDRLEVQFVAWHVDERSTVFKHVILYGDPSGKQVWTDLDDLLHTPIPHARAVPDLVPRAVCVDSGGHHTSTVYTYCRAHARERYWAVKGRGGPGVPIWPKRAGKGKGGANVFSVGVDECKSTLYGRLRNTESGAPGYIGFDASLSDSWFTQLTAERVVTRYSKGHPVREWRLPDKARNEALDCYVYALAALHGLYAMGLDLEREAGRLAVAPLRAAAPAGPVRVAPTPRARSPIRSSYLQKG, from the coding sequence ATGCTGACCGCTGATCTTGAAGCCCGCGCCCTGGCGATTGTCGCGGCCGGGTTGGCCCCGCCCCCGGACATGTCGCCGTCCGAATGGACAGAAGCGCACCGCAAGCTGGATGCCAGTGCGGCGTTGCCGGGGAAATTCTCCTTCGACGCCACCCCCTACTTCCGCAAGCCACTGGACGATCTGTCCACCACCAGTGGTATCAAGACGGTGGTGGTCTGCGCTGGTGCCCAGCTCGGCAAGACGGAGCTGCTGCTGTCGGCGGTGTGCTACTGGATCGCCAACGATCCCAAGCCGATCATGTGCGTGTGGCCCACGGTTGATGTGGCAAAGCGCGTCATCACGTCCCGCCTCGATCCGGCCATGGCCATGGTGCCCGAGGTGAAATCCCGACTGATCCCGGAGCGCAGCCGCGAGCGCGGCAACACGACCTTTCACAAGCGGCTGATCGGGGGCGGGGACCTTATCATCACCGGGGCAAACGCCCCGGCCCCCCTGCGCTCCAGCCCGATCAATTTCGCCCTGTTGGACGAGGTGTCCGCCTTCCCCGGATCGACCGACGAGGGCGACGTACTCGACCTCGTGTCGGCCCGGCAATACACCTACCCGCACACGGCGAAGACGCTGCTGACCAGCACGCCCTTGGACGAGGGGACGTGCAGGATCACCCGCGCCTATCTGGAGACTTCGCAGCAGAAGTATTTCGTGCCCTGCCTTCAGTGCGGACACGCATTCGTCATCACCTTTGCGGACATCCAATGGCCCAAGGGGCAGCCGGACAAGGCCGTGCTGGTCTGCCCGAGTTGTGGACGGCCCCACGACGATTTCGACAAGCCCGAACAGCTCCGCAACGGCGAATGGCGGGCAACGGCTGAAGGCGGAGACCCCACCATGGCCGGCTATTGGATTTCCGGTCTCTACTCGCCCTGGCTGCGCTATGGCGCAATGGCTGCCCACCATGCCAAGGCGCGCAAGGATCCCCCCCGGCTGCGGGTGTTCGTCAATACCGTGCTGGCCGAGACCTGGCGCGTTGAAGACGGCGAAGGGCTGAAGGATGAAGGCTTGCCCGGCCGGCGGATCGACCACGGCGGCGTGCTGCCAGCGGACACGCTTCTGGTAACGGTGGGGGTGGACGTTCAGGACGACCGGCTGGAGGTTCAGTTCGTCGCGTGGCATGTGGATGAACGATCCACCGTCTTCAAGCACGTCATCCTGTACGGCGACCCCAGCGGGAAACAGGTATGGACCGATCTGGACGACCTGTTGCACACGCCGATCCCGCACGCCCGAGCTGTGCCCGATCTGGTGCCCCGCGCCGTGTGCGTAGACTCTGGCGGCCATCATACCAGCACGGTCTATACCTACTGCCGCGCCCACGCGAGAGAGCGCTATTGGGCAGTGAAGGGGCGCGGCGGCCCCGGTGTGCCGATCTGGCCAAAGCGGGCCGGCAAGGGCAAAGGGGGCGCGAACGTCTTTTCCGTGGGCGTGGACGAGTGCAAGAGCACCCTTTACGGGCGCTTGCGCAATACAGAGTCGGGGGCGCCCGGCTACATCGGCTTTGACGCCTCACTGTCGGACTCGTGGTTCACCCAGCTTACGGCCGAACGGGTGGTGACGCGCTACAGCAAGGGTCATCCGGTGCGGGAATGGCGTCTGCCGGACAAGGCGCGCAACGAGGCCCTGGATTGCTACGTGTATGCGCTGGCCGCGCTGCATGGGCTGTATGCGATGGGGCTGGATCTTGAGCGGGAAGCGGGCCGGCTGGCGGTTGCCCCCTTGCGGGCGGCGGCTCCGGCCGGGCCGGTGCGCGTTGCGCCGACGCCGCGGGCGCGCTCCCCGATCCGGTCAAGCTATCTACAAAAAGGCTAA
- a CDS encoding SRPBCC family protein: MDMSGSHRIEASREAVWAALNDPDILRQCIPGCEEVVRQSDTEMTAKVVAKVGPVSAKFAGKVTLSDLDPPNGYTITGEGSGGAAGFGKGGATVALSDDGGATLLTYTAKAQVGGKLAQIGSRLVDATARKMAEEFFARFTQIVGPAPAEAEPADPAPAAIPAAQTAEPPPEIPLPLPVGSGGGLGAGTRAGSGGFYVPWAALLLVVVLLASLALIH; the protein is encoded by the coding sequence ATGGACATGAGCGGAAGCCACCGGATCGAGGCCAGCCGCGAGGCGGTGTGGGCGGCGCTGAACGATCCGGACATCCTGCGCCAGTGCATCCCCGGCTGCGAGGAGGTGGTCCGGCAGTCGGATACCGAGATGACCGCCAAGGTCGTCGCCAAGGTCGGCCCGGTCAGCGCCAAATTCGCCGGCAAGGTCACGCTGTCTGACCTCGACCCGCCCAACGGCTACACCATAACCGGAGAGGGATCGGGCGGGGCCGCCGGCTTCGGCAAGGGCGGCGCCACCGTGGCCCTGTCCGACGATGGCGGCGCCACACTGCTGACCTACACCGCCAAGGCGCAGGTCGGCGGCAAGCTGGCGCAGATCGGATCGCGGCTGGTCGATGCCACCGCCCGCAAGATGGCGGAGGAGTTCTTCGCCCGCTTCACCCAGATCGTCGGCCCGGCACCTGCCGAAGCGGAGCCCGCCGATCCGGCTCCGGCCGCCATTCCGGCAGCGCAGACGGCGGAGCCGCCGCCGGAGATTCCGCTGCCTCTTCCGGTCGGGTCTGGCGGTGGACTCGGGGCCGGGACCCGGGCCGGAAGCGGCGGTTTCTACGTGCCGTGGGCTGCGCTGCTGTTGGTTGTGGTTCTTCTCGCGTCGCTTGCTTTGATTCACTAG
- a CDS encoding c-type cytochrome, protein MKKLLMGVATLAAIVMGAGAAQAADAAAGKDVFKVCMACHTTEQGKNKVGPSLHGVVGRPAASVDGFKYSGPMKEKAAGGLTWTAENLDAYIKAPKEIVPGGTMAFAGLKDDAKRADLIAFLAEQK, encoded by the coding sequence ATGAAGAAGCTGTTGATGGGCGTAGCCACCCTGGCCGCGATCGTGATGGGTGCCGGTGCCGCCCAGGCCGCCGATGCCGCCGCCGGCAAGGATGTCTTCAAGGTTTGCATGGCCTGCCACACCACCGAGCAGGGCAAGAACAAGGTCGGTCCGTCGCTGCACGGCGTCGTCGGCCGCCCGGCCGCTTCGGTCGATGGCTTCAAGTATTCGGGCCCGATGAAGGAAAAGGCCGCCGGCGGCCTGACCTGGACCGCCGAGAACCTGGACGCCTACATCAAGGCCCCGAAGGAAATCGTCCCCGGCGGCACCATGGCCTTCGCCGGCCTGAAGGACGACGCCAAGCGTGCCGACCTGATCGCCTTCCTGGCCGAGCAGAAGTAA
- the folK gene encoding 2-amino-4-hydroxy-6-hydroxymethyldihydropteridine diphosphokinase, whose translation MAELTPTPSSPVTVHLALGGNMGDRAANLAEAIRRLGEAVEIDAQSALYETAPMYVTDQPAFLNMAVRGTTRLDPRALLRFIKDIESTLGRDLGGLRFGPRPIDIDILLYEDRVLTEPELEIPHPRMVERAFVLCPLADIAADVLHPVLNRRIDALRDEVPGRETVLRIAEGL comes from the coding sequence ATGGCCGAGCTTACGCCTACCCCCTCCTCTCCCGTCACCGTCCATCTGGCGCTGGGCGGCAACATGGGCGACCGCGCCGCCAATCTGGCGGAAGCGATCCGCCGGCTGGGCGAGGCGGTGGAGATCGATGCGCAGTCGGCCCTCTACGAGACGGCGCCGATGTATGTGACGGACCAGCCGGCCTTCCTCAACATGGCGGTGCGCGGCACCACCCGGCTGGACCCGCGGGCGCTGCTTCGCTTCATCAAGGACATCGAGTCGACGCTTGGCCGCGATCTGGGCGGGCTTCGCTTCGGCCCGCGCCCCATCGACATCGACATCCTGCTCTATGAAGACCGGGTGCTGACCGAACCTGAGCTGGAAATCCCCCACCCCCGCATGGTGGAGCGCGCCTTCGTCCTCTGTCCGCTGGCCGACATCGCCGCCGATGTCCTGCATCCGGTGCTGAACCGCCGCATCGATGCGCTGCGCGACGAGGTGCCGGGGCGCGAGACCGTGCTGCGGATCGCCGAAGGGCTCTGA